In Mycolicibacterium mucogenicum DSM 44124, the following are encoded in one genomic region:
- a CDS encoding CocE/NonD family hydrolase: MSDGISLRVDIHYPTDPATGEPAAGPFPVLLSMTPYGKKAPPPAAQIGGGATPYLIRRGYIEVMADVRGTGVSGGSFEMLGPEQVQDGVDLVNWAATLPNSNGRVGMFGISYLAINQLMTAAAVGPGSPLKAIFPAMAANDFYRDVVTMGGVPHMRTVRAYGATYSLLNMINPALEFAHRGDHERPRAGGISAVRQRGRDQRGYFKNLIKDAVAGGDTAFDGTFWDTMRPADVVPKIAENGVAVFLVAGWHDAFQRGAPLNYAALQNTFAGRPADAAMTADQPVSDKFQLMAGPWYHVSDLDGQHLQALQLRWFNRWLKDDETAAVTGAPVRFQAIGSPKWFRTNAYPFPEATPTRLYLGLGGGLHATPSADESTATLQYLSRGPVSGRSLEQWSLGMGSFMVSQTGRSVRYDQDNSRLQRDALTYTTEAFDTEQLLAGPVGLTIFATADRTETLWVAHLDDLSPEGVSRPLTQGALLGSHRALDPEASWLLPDGTVLRPRHLSTKAAAEPVVPGELTRYDIEVFPTAALLAPGHRLRLTLTTYDFPHLVPTRPQRTALAGGTYRISQGGVHASHLVVPLADPATMQQS, from the coding sequence ATGACGCCGTACGGCAAGAAGGCGCCCCCGCCGGCCGCCCAGATCGGTGGTGGCGCAACGCCGTACCTGATCCGTCGTGGCTACATCGAGGTGATGGCCGACGTGCGGGGCACCGGAGTTTCGGGCGGGTCTTTCGAGATGCTCGGGCCCGAGCAGGTGCAGGACGGCGTCGACCTGGTGAATTGGGCTGCGACGCTGCCCAATTCGAATGGCCGCGTCGGCATGTTCGGCATCTCGTATCTGGCCATCAACCAACTCATGACGGCCGCCGCGGTGGGTCCCGGCTCGCCGTTGAAGGCGATCTTCCCGGCGATGGCCGCCAACGATTTCTACCGCGACGTCGTCACCATGGGCGGCGTCCCGCACATGCGTACGGTCCGCGCCTACGGTGCCACTTACTCGCTGCTGAACATGATCAACCCGGCACTGGAGTTCGCACACCGCGGCGACCATGAAAGGCCCAGGGCCGGCGGCATTTCCGCCGTGCGGCAGCGGGGCCGCGACCAGCGCGGCTACTTCAAGAACTTGATCAAGGACGCGGTCGCCGGCGGCGACACCGCATTCGACGGCACGTTCTGGGACACCATGCGCCCCGCGGACGTGGTGCCGAAGATCGCCGAGAACGGCGTCGCGGTGTTTCTGGTGGCCGGCTGGCATGACGCGTTCCAGCGCGGCGCGCCCTTGAACTATGCGGCGTTGCAGAACACGTTCGCCGGCCGTCCCGCCGACGCCGCCATGACCGCCGACCAGCCCGTCTCCGACAAGTTCCAGCTCATGGCGGGTCCCTGGTACCACGTCTCGGATCTCGACGGGCAGCATCTGCAGGCCCTGCAGTTGCGCTGGTTCAACCGCTGGCTCAAAGACGACGAGACCGCGGCCGTCACCGGTGCGCCGGTGCGGTTCCAGGCGATCGGCAGCCCGAAGTGGTTCCGCACCAATGCCTATCCGTTCCCGGAGGCCACCCCGACGCGGCTGTACCTGGGCCTGGGCGGCGGCCTGCATGCCACCCCATCGGCCGACGAGTCGACCGCCACGCTCCAATACCTCTCTCGCGGACCGGTTTCCGGACGCAGCCTGGAGCAGTGGAGCCTCGGCATGGGCAGTTTCATGGTGTCGCAGACGGGCCGCAGCGTCCGGTACGACCAGGACAACTCCCGGCTGCAGCGCGACGCACTGACCTACACCACCGAGGCGTTCGACACCGAGCAGCTGCTGGCCGGGCCGGTCGGGTTGACGATCTTCGCCACTGCAGATCGAACCGAAACCCTGTGGGTCGCACACCTCGACGACCTCTCTCCGGAAGGCGTCAGCCGGCCGCTGACGCAGGGGGCGCTCCTCGGGTCGCATCGTGCCCTCGACCCGGAGGCCAGCTGGCTCCTGCCCGACGGCACCGTGCTACGACCGCGACACCTCAGCACCAAGGCTGCCGCCGAGCCCGTCGTGCCCGGTGAATTGACTCGCTACGACATCGAGGTGTTCCCGACCGCGGCGCTCCTCGCCCCGGGCCACCGGTTGCGGCTGACGCTGACGACGTACGACTTCCCGCATCTGGTGCCGACCCGCCCGCAGCGGACGGCACTGGCGGGCGGGACGTATCGGATTTCTCAAGGGGGCGTACACGCTTCGCACCTCGTGGTGCCGTTGGCCGACCCGGCCACGATGCAGCAGTCGTAG
- a CDS encoding sulfotransferase family protein: MMTMLAADCPLDADALHAKASADTGLDDFGATDYRERLEVLLGALRQIDGLNGPGVVNFYGQLLQLLKNRLLLTDLLKRHPEIHDIELLPPVVIVGLPRTGTTHLHNLLAAAGTFRTLPYWESMEPFPLASEAGIEPDPRRTRMDVAVNVMNIVMPHFPLMHEMTTDHVHEEIQLLANDFSTMYFETLADVPAWRDYYESHDQTPHYRHMVTQLKALQFLRGGRRWLLKSPQHLEQLPVLNAELPGVVGVFTHRDPIPVVLSMIAMLTYSARMHRSPVPVEYIASYWVQRLEHMLARLVRDRDIIGRDRSIDIRFDDFMADDLGAAESVFALAEEQLSDTERAAMADYLAGHQRGRLGRVETSCEMFGLDPDDLKARFAPYTQRFLA; the protein is encoded by the coding sequence ATGATGACGATGCTGGCGGCGGACTGTCCGCTCGACGCGGACGCGCTGCACGCCAAGGCGAGCGCCGACACCGGCCTCGACGACTTCGGCGCCACCGACTACCGCGAACGCCTCGAGGTGCTGCTGGGCGCGCTCCGGCAGATCGACGGCCTCAACGGCCCCGGCGTCGTGAACTTCTACGGCCAACTGCTGCAGCTGTTGAAGAATCGGCTGCTGCTCACCGATTTGTTGAAGCGGCACCCCGAGATTCACGACATCGAACTGCTGCCTCCGGTGGTGATCGTCGGGCTGCCGCGCACCGGGACCACGCACCTGCACAACCTGCTGGCCGCCGCGGGAACCTTCCGGACCCTGCCGTACTGGGAGTCGATGGAGCCGTTCCCGCTGGCGTCCGAGGCCGGTATCGAGCCGGACCCGCGGCGCACCCGGATGGACGTCGCGGTCAACGTGATGAACATCGTGATGCCGCACTTCCCGCTGATGCACGAGATGACCACCGACCACGTACACGAGGAAATTCAGTTGCTGGCCAACGACTTTTCCACGATGTACTTCGAGACCTTGGCGGACGTCCCCGCGTGGCGTGACTACTACGAATCCCACGACCAGACGCCGCACTACCGGCACATGGTGACCCAGCTCAAGGCCTTGCAGTTCCTGCGCGGCGGCCGGCGCTGGTTGCTCAAGTCGCCGCAGCATCTCGAACAACTACCAGTGCTCAATGCCGAATTGCCCGGTGTGGTCGGTGTTTTCACGCACCGCGATCCGATTCCGGTGGTGCTGTCGATGATCGCGATGCTCACCTACTCGGCGCGTATGCATCGCAGCCCGGTTCCCGTCGAATACATCGCGTCGTACTGGGTGCAGCGACTGGAGCACATGCTTGCCAGGCTGGTCCGGGATCGGGACATCATCGGCCGGGACCGCTCCATCGACATTCGCTTCGACGATTTCATGGCCGACGATCTCGGCGCCGCGGAGAGCGTCTTCGCCCTTGCGGAGGAACAACTTTCGGACACCGAGCGCGCGGCGATGGCGGACTACCTCGCCGGCCACCAGCGTGGCCGGCTGGGTCGGGTCGAGACGTCGTGCGAGATGTTCGGCCTCGACCCCGACGACCTGAAGGCCCGCTTCGCGCCCTACACGCAGCGCTTCCTGGCGTAG
- a CDS encoding TetR/AcrR family transcriptional regulator, translating into MAKELGRPRDRRIDDAVLDATVQLLGEVGYAALSVDAIAKQAGTSKPAIYRRWPSKAHLVHEAAFPAGVATELPDTGSLEGDVRAMVRGTVAVLSTPAARAALPGLLGEMTADATLHSALLDRFADALGPGLHARLDAAAARGELRADVASADLTEVITGIALLAALTRSAAPDDDWIDRNTTLILKGIGA; encoded by the coding sequence ATGGCGAAAGAACTTGGTAGACCCCGTGATCGGCGCATCGACGACGCCGTACTGGACGCGACCGTGCAGCTCCTCGGCGAAGTCGGTTATGCCGCACTGTCCGTGGACGCCATCGCCAAGCAGGCCGGCACCAGCAAACCGGCGATCTACCGGCGCTGGCCCAGCAAGGCCCACCTCGTCCACGAGGCCGCATTCCCCGCCGGTGTCGCCACGGAACTGCCCGACACCGGCTCTCTCGAAGGCGATGTCCGGGCCATGGTCCGCGGCACCGTGGCGGTGCTCAGCACCCCGGCGGCCCGCGCCGCGCTCCCTGGACTGCTCGGCGAGATGACCGCCGACGCCACCCTGCACAGCGCTCTGCTGGATCGGTTCGCCGACGCACTTGGTCCCGGGTTGCATGCCCGCCTCGATGCCGCCGCGGCACGCGGCGAACTCCGCGCCGACGTCGCCTCCGCTGACCTGACCGAGGTCATCACCGGTATCGCACTGCTCGCCGCACTCACACGGAGCGCTGCCCCCGATGACGACTGGATCGACCGCAACACCACACTCATTCTGAAAGGTATTGGCGCATGA